TAGTTTCGTTATTATGAAGATCTTCACCTTCTAATTCCAGCAGCAATCGTGAATCGACAATATCTAGAACTCGCTCGGGAAATGCATGCATCTTAGAGAAGTTATGAATGTTTAAACCATCCTTAAACATGTCATCAGTTGGTCTCTTTCCTGTAAACATCTCTAACAGTAGGATCCCATAACTGTACACATCGCCTAGTGTAGACACTTCACCACCCATTCCATATTCTGTTCAAACCAGAGCGAAGATTTGTAAGAAAACATGTAGAGTAAAATATAATTCAATCTAATTGAACCACTCATATACAGACATAAATAACTTGCATACCAGGAGACACATAACCAATGGAGCCCCTTATTGCgattgatcttgcatcttgtccATTCAGCTGTAGAGAATCATTGGAGGTGTGAGGAAGGAACTTAGCCAAGCCAAAATCTCCTACTCGGGCAACTAAATCATCATCAAGAAGGACATTGCTTGGCTTCAGGTCGCAATGAACAAGGGGCGATTCACAATCATGGTGAAGATACTTCAGTGCAGAAGCAACATCAACTGCAATGTTCAACCTTCTTTTCAGGTTCAAATTCTTCACTTGTAGTTGATCGTTGTTGTTTGTGTCACTCATAGTTGGGTGCAACCCATTTTCTAGACTGCCATTTGCATGAACTCAAATACTAGAGCTTTGAAATCATTACTCGAGCAACATGTTAAAATCTTGAGTAAATTTCTATGTCTAACTTTCCTTAGGGCATCACATTCAGCAATGAAACTCTTGGTTGCACCTCTTTGTTGAAGGTGTAGAACCTTAACTGCGACAGGATTTGATTCATCTTGGAGAACTCCCTTAtatacagtgccaaaacttcccTTGCCTAGCAAGTTGGTAGAATCATTAAATCTGTTGGTAGCTTTAAAGAGCTCATTGTAAGAGACTCCTTTGAACCGTATACTCACATCCAAAGGCATTATAGGTAGTACGGATTTTGACTTTTTTCCCCAATAAAAGCGACGAAGAACATAATCAAAGTCAAAAATATGATCACCAAAACTATGGTGATAACTATAACCTTCATATGCACTGACTTTGACTGTTTTTGCTTTGATAGGATGGGACAATTCGGTAACTCCAGATCAGGTATACCACCACAAAGCTTATTACTCCCTTTAATTGAAAATGCACTCATGTTCTTAAACACTCCATCTTTTGGTACCACTCCCTCCAAATTATTATATGACAAATCCAATTCAATGAGCATCGTTAGATTCTCAAGGCCATTAGGAATTGTACCAGTCAAATTATTGTGAGAAAGTCTTAGACTTTGAAGACCTTTTAAGAATGTTATAGCTGGAGGAATGTTACCTTGAAAGAAGTTACCGTCCAATCTTAGTTTTGATAAGCTTAAACACTCGCCTATGATGCTTGGAATTTCCCTTGATAGTTTGTTATTGGACAGGATTAATACCCCAAGGCTTTTGAAGTTACTAACTTCTAAAGGAAGCGAACCAGTAAGTGAATTATTGCTCAAGTCGAGCAACCTTGATAGAGAGGGAAGCTGGAACACTTGTTTGGGTATATTACCACTTAGTCTATTAGTGTGAAGGTCTAATATCTGCAGAGAATTACAGTTTCCAAGACTTGATGGAATTATACCTGTTAAGTTATTGCCATTTAAATATAGTTCGATCAATTGTGTTAATTTACCAAAGGAAGAAGGGATTGAACCAAAGAGTTTGTTTTCAGCCAAACCTAACATTCCCATCTTTTGCAGGAGCCCAATACCTGCAGGAATATTTCCTGACAAGCGGTTTATACCCAAAATAAGCGTTGTCAACCCTTGAAGATTCTGAATACCCGAAGGAATACTTCCATATATCTGATTCCTTCTTAAATTCAGTTCAACAAGGTTTGATGTGAGATTGGCTATAGAGCTAGGTAAACCTCCGCCAAAATTGTTGTAGCTTACTTCTATAACCTTCAAGTTGGTACAATTGACTAGAGAATCGAGGAAGTTTAGATCATTAGCTTGTCCATTTCCAAGATTATTTTCTCTTAATCGAAAAACTTTAAGACTTTTCAAGTTACCAAGTTGAAGAGGGACTGATCCAACAAAATCATTTGTTCCCAACTGGAACTTTTCAAGTTTAGACATATTGGAAAACGAACTTGGAATTGTTCCAGTGAAATTGTTAATTGCAACCGAAAAATAGGTAAGATTTGGAAGTGTGAAACCAATATCATAAGGAATACTCCCATGGAGTTGATTATCCATCAATGAGAAGACTTCAAGTGATGATGAAATATTATAGAGTGAAGAAGGGACAATACCTGAAAACTTATTCGAATCCAGCCCCAGAATTTTTAAGCTTGTTAGTTGGCTTAGAGTACTTGGGATTCGTCCTTTCAAGTTGAAGTTATAACCGATATCAAGAACAGTAAGAGATGATGAAAGGTTACCCAATGTAGTTGGAATCTCTCCGGAAAGATTATTGTCATGAAGACCCAGTGTTTTGACTATTAGTTGTGATAAGTCACCAACTATACAGGACAGATTAATTTCCTTCTTGATATGTGCTTGTAAAAATGTAAAAAGACATTAGCTATGAAGACCATCAAACTTAAGATTTTTATAACATAAAAATTACATTGCGGATCTTATTTTAATTAGTTGTAGATAGTTGCTTTGATGTTTAGTTGTGACAAGTCACCAACTATCCAGGACGGATTAATGATTGACTTTAGGGTCCTTTTCTGTTTCAGGTTGTTATACCGGTGGGGGAGAAGCAATTGGCGCCACAGGTTTAGGCGATACCGGATGGATCTTACGATGATGATCCTTTCCTTTCTGTTTTTTGGCATCAGGAACAGGAGTTGGTGGAGACGCAACAGGTTTAATATCAGGTGGATAAACAGGAGGTGTCTGTTCAGTCACAGGTACAAAACATCCAGGAGTTTGAGGATCTTCAGTCGGTGGTGTCGGCGTCACTACTGGTGGGACCATTGGTGCCGGCATTGGTGGCGCTATTGGTAACTGCGTCACTACACACATAAACAAAATTAAGTATTACCTGTAATTTCAGACTGGCTAGGTTGTGGCACAGTCGTGAGGCAGCAGAGCCTCGGTCAGCATATAAATTTTTAAATATTGATTAATTTACATTTCTTTTATCACATAACATCACCTTCCACATAACGAACGCAACAGTTACAGTAAGGTTTTCCTGCACTAGTGTCGTAACAAAAGACTCCTTGAAGGACATCTGTGAATGATCCTGATTTACATCTTTCATTACATTCAGAGCAGTCATCAACATGGGTAGTAACTGTATATCCCCTATCACAAGAAACGGCCGGATCTACACACAAATTTTACCAAAATGAAATACTAAAATGTTAGACTACCTTTTTTATGAACATTAGCGTTTAAGCAAAACGCAAAATATAATCCATAGACTAGCGTTTAAACTGTGAAATTTGTACATACCATGATTTAATATAAAGACTGGGGGAGCTTGTGGAGGCGGCGGAGGTTCAGCATGAGGAGGTGGAGGCGCCACATAAGGAGGGGTTTGTGGAGCAAGTTCTCCTGGTGCTGGTGCCGTTGTTGGTGGTATATATATCGCTGGATTATCCACACATACACCATACGGAAAAAACAAAATGTCAACATTTTTCTACAGTTCATCTTAATTTTGTTATCGGTTGTGTAGTTTAGGGTCACGTACCATCATCTTGCATATAATGAACGCAGCAAAGGCAGTAACGATGGATAGCATCTTGCGGACTGATGTAACAATAAGATCCTCTATACATATCATTGTAATCCCCTTTGCATCTCTCACTACATGTAGCGCAGTTACTACCAGGATCAGGGGACGCAAAAACTGGAGCTTCACAGCCTTTACCAGGGCAATATGGATCACCTTGTTTCCCACAGTATACGTAATCCGCTGTTGACAACTCTACACACAAATCACAGAATAATCACCATTAATCGATCTTACTGTACCTATGAATGGTGAAGAACCTTGACGCAATAGAGAAAAATCATATACAATAATTTCTAAACAGAAAAAGTTATACTTACGAGAGAAAGATAAAATTGCCAGAACAAAGAAAAAACCGagcaaagaataagaagaaggaaTTCCATCCATGACTTTAGAGATCAGTTCTGAAGTTGAATTTGTGAGTACATACAACTTACGTTTACTTATAGCATTCACCGGATGTCGCTCACTTAGTTGACTTCTTCACGATCCACTCATATTTAATTTGACACTTGCAAGCTATATATTtaacaaatgtttttttttaatagctCCGAGTTCATTCCAATGGATTAGATCTTGATTTACGGTGCAGTTATTAATCGGAAATGCTATTCCCCTCTCGGCTTAGCACACTACTCTGCACTCGCTCTGATTTGGCGAGGTGACTCGGAAGATTACTGTGGGGCATTTTTTTTTGACGTGTGATGTTTTTTTTTCGCTTTTAtttatttcctttattttctctTTCTTCACCTAATTTCTCTTTTCTCTGTTACTGCCTCAATTCCCCCATCACAATTTTTTGAAGGTTTAAACCATGTCACAAAATTCTTAATTAAATAAAACTCTTGATATATTGTATAGATTGATATTACTTGCCGGAATCTAATAATGAAAACAACaatttagtttaaataaacaGGAATGTCTggaatcaaaaattcaaaatagtgccttttttctatttgattaacaGAAGAACAATTACAGTTTAgttgagaaactcaagtctaatcaTACATAAAAATAAACATTGAGAAGAACACAACAGATACACACTTTATTTGAATTTAAAAATCAATTAATAGATGTAAAATTACTAGTCTCAAATCTTGGGATCGGAGAACATGGGTTTTGTAGAATCATCTCTAGAGAATGGTAGATGGTGATGAGTTATGATTTGATCTTGCTGACCATAATATTGGTGGTGTGAATGGTAGTTAATATTGATGATTATTAACGTGGTGGGCTAGAGTTCTGCCTTCGAGGGGAATAGCATTTCCGGTTATTAATGTTGCTTTACAGCAATATACAAATAAATTAGTACAAGTTGTATGGACTACGCATAAGCTTCCAATATGATGCATGTATCTATTagtttgaattttattttattttcatgtactGTGTCTCTATTGCAGAATGGTAAGTCAGAAGTCaataattttgcttcaattgaaaGAACATCTATAACGGGCTCGTCAATACGAGTAACTAACAAAAATGTTAAATCACAGACAGAAGGTCGAAAGCTGGATCGTGATTAATAAAACTAATATGACAGGTACTACTTAATTAGTTTGCCTTTTGCTTAGTTTGTATTTAGGAATAGCTAATTTTTAAATGTGACTCAATTTGTGATGTTTGATACCATTGACCATCTTCATTTGCGTTCTACTGGGTGATTGGCATTCCAAATCTTGTGGATAGAGATAGAAACATCGAGAAGAGCAAGTAGAGCGTTCATGATGTTGCTGTTAATATCAAGCGAGAAAAATGTGGCATTGAAAAAGCCATAAATATTTAAGTAGACCATGCAACTTTAAATTTTCATAATTGATCACAAAAAAGAATTACATAGCGTGTCTTATTTTAGCAGTAGATAGTAGTTTCGATGGTTGATTAAAATGAGTGACCAACTATGCAGTAAAGATTAATCGCTGATTTTAGGATCGTTTTCCTTTTAAAATTTTCTAGGAGTATGTGGAGCTGCAGCAGGTTCAACTTTAGGAtcctttttcttcttaaattttcTTGGAGTATGTGGAGCTGCAGCAGGTTCAACATCAGGAGACATAACCGGAGGTAATGGTGGAGTCACAGGTTCAGCACATGCAGGGGTTTGTGGAGCATCTGTCGGTGGTGTAGGCGTCACTACTGGTGGCGCAGTTGGTGGCACAATTGGTGGCGGCGATATTGGTGGGGCTGTTAATACCGGATCGGGTAGTACGAACGACACTGGACAATCCACACATACACCATACAAAATATCAATAATATGCAAGAACCTCTGTAACAAACACATCTTGGAGCTTTGATAAGATTTTATAATTTGTTTTTGTCACTTACTATCACCATAGACGCAGCAGTTACAAAAAGGTTTTCCTTGACGGGTGTTGTAACAAAAGACTCCTGCAAGTCCATACTGGAAGAAGGCTCCTGGAAGTCCATACTGCTGGGATGATCCTAATCTACATCTCTCGTTACACTCTGAGCAGTCACCAACAGGGGTAGTAACTGGATATCCGCCGTAACAATAAACAGCATGATCTACAGACAAATTTAACCAAAACAGGTACTAAAATGTTAAACGAATATTTAGAGTATCAGCTATGTAAATCTTATGATTATGTACCCGCTAGATTCAGTGTGTATACCTTGATTGACTGTAAAGACCGGGGGAGGCTGTGGAGGCGCCACAGGTTCAACATAAGGAGGAGTCGGTGGAGGAAGTTGTACTGGTGCCGGAATCGGTGTCCCCATCGGTGACATTGTTGCTTAAgagtaataaaaaataaaaccattaTTAGTTTTTTAACAGTTTATAAGCCGCTATCATATAACTGGATTGACGTGATCTGCTCTAGTTTATTATCACATAGTACATACCTTCATCTGCCATAGAATGAAAGCAGCAAAGGCAGTGCGGTTCTAAGGCTGCAAATACTCCATTCGCAGACATGTAACAAAAGGATCCTCTAAAGGCATCAAGGTATGCCGAATGGCATCTGTAGGAACACCAAGAGCAGTCCCAAGTGGGGAGATCGGGAGAAAAATTTATGGATTCGCACTCTTTACCGGGACAAAAAGCATCGTCCTGTTTTGGGCAGTATACATAATCCGCTATTGAAAGCTCTGCAACCAaatcatagaaagaaaaaaaaaatcaatattaatACAGATAATTTTAAACATTGAGAAAATCATATTTACTAACTTGTAAATCCAAAGAGGCATACTTACGGGAGGCAGATAAAACAACCAGAAGAACGACGCAACCGAACAAAAAGTAAGAAAACGGAATTCTAGCCATGACTTCTAGATCAATGCTGAAAATGAGATATAGCTTATCTTTACTTATAGCTGTGATGGGCTCCAATCCGTACATACAAAGGCTAAATTTCTGTTTAATAGTAATGTATTTTTATAGTTCCAATGTCAACCCAATGGAAATACCTTGGTTTACGATGCAGTTATTAATGCTCCAGTACAACGTTGTATACATTGGTAACCATGCAGATTGGCTTTTAATGATCAATATTTCTAATGGTTTGCACATTAAATTTAAATAGCTTTTTTATTTAATATGTTTTCCCTCTATTATTGCAGAATGCAGACCGATTCAGAAGTCGAGAGTTCTGGTTTCCAGTGACACGACAGGTACAGTATAATGTCATCGGATGATTCAACTCTTGCACTAGCCAGGATAGGATTGTCACTATACGCTTTTAACAGCCAGTCAGGAGGTAATTGCTGGCCAGTGGAATAAGAGCACCTTCTATATCTAGACTCCGAAAAATATAATAACCAAGATTCTTAAACCACGCTAATACTTTTATATATATACTTCCGTCTGCCGTGTACCGAGGCCAAGATTGTTGTGGCTCTTTTTGGATTACAAAACCCTAGGTATACATACGACAAGAAGATCAAAAAGCTATCTTTATCGATGGAAAATTTGAATTCAGATATCGTATTAAAGATACTATCTCGATTACCCAAGACGAATACAGGTTTAAAATCCGGCTTACAATGCAGAGAAGTATGCAGACTCTGGAGAAATCTCTTGGGGAAATTACCAAAGAAAGGTATGCTTTTCGTAACTAGGCTCAGATATGATATGAAACTCTGCTACAGAGAAAAATCTTCTGAGTTGGTTAATTTTAGTTGTACGGAAGAACCACAAGAATTTTACAAGATGGTTACAGAGATAAGCAGTATAGAAACTGGTTTATGGTTCTTAAACTTTGTTGGTACTTGCAATGGTTTGGTATGTTACGTAATTTCAGAATCTATATTTATTTACAATCCTATATCACTGGTGAACGTATTCGTGTTCCGAACATCGGTTCAGAGTATAGTATGGTCATGTTGGATTCGGTTATTGTCGTTCCACCAAGACATACAAGGTTGTTAAGATTGGTCAAAGTACAATTGATTTTGGTCAAAGTACCGTTGCCATGCAAAGCGTCCATGTTTACACTCTTGGTGATGGCAGTGGGTGGAGATGCAAACCAAAAGTTGCCTTTTATTTATGGGGATCGGGCGTTTTTGCTAATTGGGCTCTGCATTGGTTAATAAATAAAAGATCTTCTACATTTAGCTGTGATATTGTAGCCTTTGATTTAGCAGATGAAACATTTCGGTTTCTCCCATCACTACCTTGTCAACCCAAATCTGATAGGGACGTTAATATTGGATCTTGTGGAGCAAATCTATATCTGTcttatttttatgtaaaggaaggGGATGGTATGATGGATATCTGGGTATTCGAGAAGAAAATATGAACAACTACCGACATAGTTTGGAAGAACGTACCTACTTTAACTCTTTTACATGGATAAGGAGGTTCAGCAGAAAATAGGATCAAGGCTTAACTCGCTTATTGTCCCGAACTGAGAGTGAAATTCTGCTGTTGCAGAATAACGTTCTCTCTTGTCATGACCCCGCAACTTTTAAGAGAATATGGTCTGCTGAAGCTGCAGAAGGGGTTTATCAAGCAATTCCTCATATGCATAGCCTTGTTTCGTTGAAAGATCCTGGAGAAGAGCGAGTTGATCGTTTCGTGCTTCCAAAAATTCCTCATAGTATGGATCTTCTTTCATGTCTTTAGTATATCCATTTCCTgatgaatttttgtttttctttgcaaGGAGGCATATAGTAGGCCGTTCAAGACATTCGAATATTTATTATCAGTTTGGGAACCAGAAGTAAGAGATCATTTGTTAATTTCAAATAAACCTAACTAGTACAATCAATGTGTTCTTGTGTTTTGGACTGAATTTTCCGATAATTACTGTAATTATTTTTCTTGATGAGCAAAACTAAGCACAAACACACACCcgccccccaccccacccccccgTGTCCAACTTCAAAGTTTGAATATATGCCTAAAAGTTATACTTGCTTTAAAAAGTTTAGAAGACTTGGCTGCTAATGGGTTTgctttctttctcttcattgACTGGCTGGTGATTTTCAAAATTTTCGTCAAGAAGCTTAATGTCTGCTTGCCGTTTAGTTGCATCCTTGTTGAAGAAGCTTTAAGATCCAGCCCATTTAGGGGTTAATTCTTAAGAAGGGATACACCATCAAATGAAAAGGGTATAATATTAGAGAACAAGatcatcatttatttatttttgcttttgtttGTTCCGCATCCTTTCTATCATGGCACGAGGAACATAGAGCCAGCACCATTTCCGGTTTAATGTTTGAGATGCTTTCTAATCAATAGAAATGTGAAAGTGGTGCTGGCTCTATGTTCCTCGTGCATCAATAACAGCTAATCATGATTTTCTTACCAGGGGAGACATAACCAATGGAGCCCTTTATTGCAATTGAACTTGCATCTTGTTCATTCAGCTGTCTAGAATTGCTAGAGGTGTGATGAAGAACCTTAGCCAACCCAAAATCACCCACATGCGCACTTAAATCATCATCAAGAAGGACATTACTTGGCTTCAGATCACAATGAACAATAGGCGATTCAGAATCATGGTGGAGATAATTTAGTGCAGAAGCAACGTCAACTGCAATGTTCAACCTTCTTTGCAGGTTCAAATTCTTTACTAGTAATTCATCGTTGTTGTCTGTGTCACTTATTGTTGGGTGCAACCAATTATCTAGACTCCCATTAGTCATGAACCCAAAAACTAGAGCTTTGAAAGCACTACCTTGAAAATCAACGCTTGAGCAGCATGTTATGATTTTGAGTAAATTTCTATGTCTAACTTTTCGGAGGGCGTCACATTCATCCATAAAACTCTTGGTTGCGCCTCTTTGCCGAAGGTGTAGAAGCTTAACTGCAACAGGTCTTGATTCATCCTGATGAAGAATTCCCTTATACACAGAACCAAAACATCCCACACCAAGCAAGTTGGTCGAATCATTAAATCCATTGGTAGCTTTCAGAAGCTCATTATAAGAAACTTCCATATACCCGGTTACTTATACCAAAAGTTGCTGAAGGAAGAATGTTTTTTGGCTTATTTCTCCGGTAAAGAGTGatgaaaaacagaaaaaaaaaaaaagctaaaaatGAAACCACAATAGCTATGATGATGATATTAATTGTAATAGGCATTAATTTCCTGTGCTTTTGTTTCGAATTCGGGTTTAATGACATGGAGCAGTTGTTTAACTTCAAAAAAGGTACACCACCACAAAGCTTACTATTCCCTTCAACTGACAATGCACTTGCATTCCTGAACGGGCCGCCTTTCGGTACCGCTCCCTCCAGGTTATTATATGATAAAtccaaacacaaaattggttaaaaagacctaaatcaacaatttctgggtgaaatggacagttagattttgatactgtttaaatggacaaaaatgtaaaaataggcaggatgtaatcagtttcatcgtgcccattttcaaatattttttcttatttttaatttatacaggatgtatccagtttcatccttgctattttttaaatttaagttaggatgaaactgattactatttttttttggccatttcacccaaattattttttactcgtccatttcaaccgtaatttaaaaatatttggacaaatgacccattttccaaaATCCAAATCAATGAGTGTCGTTAGATTCTCAAAGCCTTTCGGAATGAGACCGGAAAAATTATTGTGGGAAAGTCTTATACGTTCCAGACCCTCTATGGAAGTAATAACTATAGGAATTTTTTCTTGAAATAAGTTACCATCCAAATATAAGTGTGTTAAGCTTAAACACTGGCCCCCCTTGGTTTTAATTATCTAAAATAACCCTCTTTTCATAAAATTTTCTAGAATATCGGACAaataaaagaatacacaaaaatagGATTTATGGACATATACAGACAAATGTTAATAATTATTTATAAACATGCCATTAAGGTCCTGACTTTTTATGCATAGTCATGTGTGGGTATATTACAGTCAGCTAATGCATATTACAGTCAGCTGCCTAGTCGGAGGAAGATAAAATTATTTAAAGCGAAAGAGGAACTTTTCCAGCTGTCTGAAATCTCTCAAATCGATCTCTTGATCGATCAAGCGGGGAAGATCAAAAATGCTGCTTACCCAATTTGAGGTACGAttcgttttgatttttttaggaaACTTTTCTATCTAgcacaagaccaaaaaaaaaaacaaaacctttCGTTATTTTTCCCTTCGTTAATACTTGGTatttcaaaactagggtttactaATTTCGTATGGTTTTATAACTAGGGTTTGCTGATTTATTTCTTTGTATTTTTAAAACTAGGGTTTAAAAATATTTGCTCGTGTTGGATTTGCCTACCATCAGTTTGTTGGTGTTTGTAAACCAGGTTTGCTACTGTTTGAGAAAATGTCCCAGTGAACTTTGTATTTGAAACTTCACTGTTAGCTGAAAATTGCATTAATACATTTGAGTGGCCAGGTGATGAGGTAAATAAATCACATCATTTTGATATTTCCGGTGAAATTGAATAATGAGAAAATTTTATGGGATGTAGTCCCAGGCTGCCAGTGTTTATGTGCTCCTTGAAAGGCACATACAAATATTTTATACTTGTACACTAATGAAATCTTCTCCTTCAGTGATCTTTGAATTTGGATACCGCAATATGGTGTTTACGCCATCTCAGCAGACTCATTTTTGTACCACTCTATGGTTTATCATCCTTCATGTTAGTGGTCTCAGGAGACTCAATTTTGATTGTCTCAGGGTGCAAGGATATTTTTGAGTATTAATCATCATACATATAGAAGAGATTGGAAGAAGTTACAATTTCTTGCAAGGGATAACAAGCTACAGAGATTGTGTTGGAGACATGAATTGGTTGCCAACCTAACGAATTGATGCCACTTAACTGCATATTCATTCTTATGCTCTATAGATTTCCTAGCATTGGTTCACTTTTAAGCAACTTCACCATGTTTTCAAGTCAGACAAATTAAGTACAACCCTTGTAAGCTAAACTTGGTTGTTCCTGTTATTCTTCTATTTAGTACATGCTGGTTGCCAAAGTAGTTTGTAACGAAATTTGCCCCAAATATTAAAAGTTACCAATCGGAATGTCATaagattttttttgatttcataaTTAGTtagtataatttatttatttttaatataattAAAAATAGAGTTTACATCAGGACGCGTACCGAGCTTTGGTTGTTATTGAACGCGCAATTGggagatataaaaaaaaattacgggatataagaaaaggacaaaaatgggaccaaatatcaaatcagggtcactccttatctaagtattttatgtaactcctaatctacccctcactaatcaggactagtgattaataataattagtaaaatcttaagatttttgataaatgattagagtgtattattatttgtgtttggttgagtgaggtgagagtaaaaggaggaaaagaaaatttgagagggaaattaatttggtgaaaatggagaatgattgtgaagagagaattgttgctaagaggttgaaGTTGTCAGTCTGCTTGAAGTACATACTATTTGTTTGATATAGTTGTTCAGGGGTTGTATGAGAGTGCCAAGATAAGTTAGAGCTGTGATGCTCAGACCAGGCATAAGACCAAGGATAAGATCATGGCTTCCAGCTGAGAGATTCCTTCACATGGATGAGTTTGATGTTGCCTTGGACTACTAGCAATCTGAAGGAGCAGAACCTGTAAGCATGAGCAAAGACAAGACAATATCCATAATACTTGATGATCGAAATTTGCATATACCAGTACCTAGAAGAGTTGATCCATGTGATAACTGTGTATTCTATGTTCTGATAGTGATATAGGCTTTgtactttatcttgaaagatcatGATTATTTTGATAGTGAATGTATATTCTAAGGTAGATGTGTACTCTAAGCTGGTATAGTGACCTATGTGTTGTGGTTTGGTTAACATCCACCTAGTAATTTTTTGGGTTGGTTTAGGGAGTGGGTGGTTGTGTTTGATGATGTGTCGGTTGTGATGGGAGGTTAACCTTTGGTACAGAATGCAGACGATTGGAAGACATATGTACTTTAAGATTCTTGTAATTTTGGACTGCAGTGTGACATTGACAAAATATGTGAGGGTTATGTGGGTTGCCTGTTGTATGACAGTGATGTGTGCATGACTATTACGTATATAATTAGAAACTTTTTTTATCTCTCATTGGGTGGGTTCTACTAGTGGGATTCAAAGTGAAAGCGACGATAATAGAAATATCTAACATGTCATTTACCTTGCTTAACTCAGTAACTGGGTTAAACCCATACCTGTAATGTGTGTGTCTACAAACCTTTGTCTTGAGCAGTGAGTGTGGTTCGCTGGAGGAGTGGTACTTGTAA
This is a stretch of genomic DNA from Papaver somniferum cultivar HN1 chromosome 1, ASM357369v1, whole genome shotgun sequence. It encodes these proteins:
- the LOC113338750 gene encoding leucine-rich repeat extensin-like protein 1; the protein is MDGIPSSYSLLGFFFVLAILSFSQLSTADYVYCGKQGDPYCPGKGCEAPVFASPDPGSNCATCSERCKGDYNDMYRGSYCYISPQDAIHRYCLCCVHYMQDDAIYIPPTTAPAPGELAPQTPPYVAPPPPHAEPPPPPQAPPVFILNHDPAVSCDRGYTVTTHVDDCSECNERCKSGSFTDVLQGVFCYDTSAGKPYCNCCVRYVEVTQLPIAPPMPAPMVPPVVTPTPPTEDPQTPGCFVPVTEQTPPVYPPDIKPVASPPTPVPDAKKQKGKDHHRKIHPVSPKPVAPIASPPPV
- the LOC113273019 gene encoding uncharacterized protein LOC113273019, giving the protein MARIPFSYFLFGCVVLLVVLSASQLSIADYVYCPKQDDAFCPGKECESINFSPDLPTWDCSWCSYRCHSAYLDAFRGSFCYMSANGVFAALEPHCLCCFHSMADEATMSPMGTPIPAPVQLPPPTPPYVEPVAPPQPPPVFTVNQDHAVYCYGGYPVTTPVGDCSECNERCRLGSSQQYGLPGAFFQYGLAGVFCYNTRQGKPFCNCCVYGDMSFVLPDPVLTAPPISPPPIVPPTAPPVVTPTPPTDAPQTPACAEPVTPPLPPVMSPDVEPAAAPHTPRKFKKKKDPKVEPAAAPHTPRKF
- the LOC113273027 gene encoding probable LRR receptor-like serine/threonine-protein kinase At3g47570, yielding MEVSYNELLKATNGFNDSTNLLGVGCFGSVYKGILHQDESRPVAVKLLHLRQRGATKSFMDECDALRKVRHRNLLKIITCCSSVDFQGSAFKALVFGFMTNGSLDNWLHPTISDTDNNDELLVKNLNLQRRLNIAVDVASALNYLHHDSESPIVHCDLKPSNVLLDDDLSAHVGDFGLAKVLHHTSSNSRQLNEQDASSIAIKGSIGYVSPGKKIMISCY